ATCTTGAACATCCTAGATGACCTCGGGCGCCAGTGAAACGATCTTGAGATAGTTCTTTTCTCGCAGCTCGCGCGCCACCGGCCCAAATATTCGTGTTCCGCGCGGGTTCAAACGGTCGGACAGGATCACGACGGCGTTGTCGTCGAAGCGAATCGTGGACCCGTCCGGCCGACCGTACTCCTTGGCCGTTCGAACCACGACGGCCTTGACGACGTCGCTCTTTTTCACCGAGCCGTTGGGCGTGGCCTGCTTCACGGCGCCGACGACGACGTCGCCGATCTCCGCGTACTGCTTGTTTCCCTGGAGCACGCGAATGACGAGGACTTCGCGCGCCCCGGTATTGTCCGCGACGCGACAGCGCGTGTAGGGGCGGATCATGCGCTCGTTCCCGGCGACGGCTGGGTGGGATCGACGATCGGAATATCCTCGTGCCCGCTCTTGACGAGTCGCGCGACCACCCAATGCTTTTCTCGACTCAACGGCCTGCTCTCGCGGATCTCGACGACGTCGCCCGTGTGGTACGCGTTAGCTGGGTCGTGCGCCTTGAACTTGTGCGTTCGGCGAATAGCTCGACCGTAGAGTCGGTGCGCATGGACCACTTCGACCGCCACAACCACGGTCTTATCCATCTTGTCACTGGTGACGCGGCCCGACAATATGCGGCGCCGCCCTCG
The genomic region above belongs to Chloroflexota bacterium and contains:
- the rplN gene encoding 50S ribosomal protein L14 translates to MIRPYTRCRVADNTGAREVLVIRVLQGNKQYAEIGDVVVGAVKQATPNGSVKKSDVVKAVVVRTAKEYGRPDGSTIRFDDNAVVILSDRLNPRGTRIFGPVARELREKNYLKIVSLAPEVI
- the rpsQ gene encoding 30S ribosomal protein S17, which produces MPNERGRRRILSGRVTSDKMDKTVVVAVEVVHAHRLYGRAIRRTHKFKAHDPANAYHTGDVVEIRESRPLSREKHWVVARLVKSGHEDIPIVDPTQPSPGTSA